Part of the Lotus japonicus ecotype B-129 chromosome 6, LjGifu_v1.2 genome, TCTGGTCCCTAGACCGGGAACCCTATCCTTGGACCCCACATTTTGCTCTTCTTGCCAATCTGCCACATAAGTTGCTACCCTCCTATAGAACTTCTCCTTGAACACTTCCCAAACTTGATATTTGTAATGGTTAATCACCATTACACCTTTCTCTACATCAACGGCCACAAACGGTGCACTTAGATGAAAATGGTGCACGACATTGATTAAGGTTTGATTCAACGCCTCGGGGCGGACAATACTCTTGTGCCTCTCACGTGCTGCTAACCGACATGTGTACCCTACCATCACCCCTTCTCGCGGCACTTCCTTGAGACCCGAAGGCCCAAAACTGTAGCACGGTGTCCTAATCTCAGCCACATTGCTCCCGGGCCTTACATAGTGCTTGATCACTCGGTGCAAACCCCCATTTACCTTCACATGGAAAAACTCGTCCACATCAATAAACCCAACCCACTCACACGAAGCTCGAGCGCGTAAGGCGCAATGAGCAAACCCAGCTTCTTGGGTCTTAACCCAAGGCCACAGGTGCCACGTGATGTTGTAGCCAACACCTTGTAGGGACGTGATCACGTTTTCTATCTCATCGTCGCTGTTGTTGTCGTAGATGAACCAACGCTGGACTCCGATTTTGGCGTGGTACATTACCCACTCTGTCATGAACCGGGCCTGGTTACGGAGCATGGTGCACACACATATTTCATGGGCCTTCTTAGGTGGGTTATGCAGCGTACTAAACCCAGGTCTTGCTATGGAGGGAAATATTCCTCTGCCTCTTACTTGAACAGATACCTTGACAGGATGGGCTTTTGTATGAGATAGTGTTTTGGTTTGGTCGCTTAAAATACTTAAAGGTGTCTTACACCTTACAATCTCTTGTGCAACAGTAACTACATCAGATTTTAGCAAGAACTTTGGGTTCTTGAAATCCCAACCGTACACGCACTGAAACCTGGAAGGATCAGCGAGTCTCTCAGGACGGAGGTTGAGCCCCTTCACGAACACGATGGTGGTGTTGTCGTGATCAAAGAGGGCTTCGTAGGCAAGTGGATCCCACTTGTGGGTCGTTGAGTTTTGAAGTGGACCGTTGGATTTTATGATGAGGGATGTCGTGTGGCCATGTGGAGGGAGCGGGCACCGCAAGATTTGTTCGTGGAGCTGAGCCAGGTGGATTTGAATTGGCGTTTGAGTTAGCCGAGGCTCATAGCGGGACGAGTCAGCCGAGAGGTAAACACAGTGAATGTCACCTTTGGTATAAAAGCGAAAGGATGCAGGGTATTTGAGGAAAATCAGAACCTGATCCGGGAGAATAACGATCTCCCGGATTGTAATTTTTTCCGGAGAGTAGCCGGATTTTGCTTGCATTGCCGGAGTTCGCCATGTCAATGCCGCATTTGGATGAAAGGAGTCTGTGAGGTAGAAGGGGCGGAGGGAGGAGAAGGTGAGGGAAGTGAAGAGGATGGAGGAGAAAACAACCACAAGGGTGAACCAGAAGAAGGAGCTCCATGAAATGACGGCGTTGTGTTTATTCCTACGATGTTCTTTCATGGGAGAGGCCCAAAAGTGGAAGAGAATGGTGTTGTTCTTTGGGTTGCTTCATGTCATGCATGCGGTTTTGGGTGAGAACGTGGGATCGAtgtgattttctttgtttgttggAAGAGGGAAATGGAAAAGAATGGAagggaaagaaaagagagagttCCGGAGATTGAGTGGAAGAGATAGAGAGCGAGCGAGAGAGCATGTTGAAATTATGAACCATACATGTTGATATCAGCTTGCACGCGGTCTTCATTCAAATCCCGTCTGATTAAATTCTGAACCTTCTTGCATGCGTCCACTTACCCAATTATGCCACTTCACTGTTTTTCCAAAAGTAATAATTGAATGTCAAACAAAGGAAACAGACAAGTTTTCAATATGACGTGCTTGTGGaatatttcaattaaaattgtTGCAAGCGTTAGCTTAGCTTTAGATTATTTTATAGTAACAGTTTTCTTTTCCAACCAATTATACGTTACAATTTTTACTTTAATGGTTGTCTAATAGTCTTGTCGGAATccatataatattatattattgagGTTCTCCAGACATGTATTTAATGGTTTAGAAAATAACagtttttgtaattttagtGGGTGTTGAAGGTTAAAGAAGATAAAACAACACTTGATAAGATGTTCACAAATGTTAGAagtttttgtaattttagtGGACGTTGAAGGTTAAAGAAGATAAAACAACACTTGATAAGATGTTCACAAATGGTAGAAGATGACACATAGGATAAAATGCTGAGGTGGACACTTTAGTAAAGAGTGAAAATGTGAGGTGTCAGTGCCACATTGCGCGCTTCACAATTcctatattataatagatagatagattgttTAGTATTTTACAAACTTCACATATTGTGTTATAAATTTCAtttcatattattttaattccaTTGTATATTTGTATTGAATTTGATGTAGGTgtattattatataaatttttgtatttcatatatttaatttaatttataaaaaaattattgacatATTCGGGGTCCGAGACCGGTGTCGAGGTGTGGGGCACATGAATGAGGTAAAAACTCACCTCGCTGTGGAGAATGAGGACAGAAGAGGGAGATAGGGTGGAAGCAGGAGGCACTCCCGCCTCCCGCCCCATGCGAGCGTCATCCGTAACTCATATATACAGATATTGCAAACACCCAACAAACACATAACTTTTCTCTCGATCTCTTTCTTCTTATCACATCCATCAATGTAGACATTTTTTCCAATAGAAACATGGTTTAGCGGCGACTTTTAACCACCGCAAACATTAATTGCGATTCTTTACTTCTGCTTGACTGTGTGTCTATGTGTCTATTGAGTGTTGCTAAAAGTGTATGCCCGAGTAACACTTTCGatcatattttcattttcagtatttctctcttctctcatcCTTTCTCCCGCTCTAAGTGTCTGTGTTGAATGTTTGCACTATACAAATGTAATAtagtttttaatatttatgtttGTTGATGGATGTCAGGTAATCAATTTTTGTAGTAGTGGCTTCTCTACTTGGCTTACGGCCTCTAAAATTAAATTTGCATAAATTTACTGAGTAGTGAGTACTGATATCAAGATAGATGGTTTTTCTTCCTGACAAAGTATAGATGTTATGTCATTCCAGGTACATCATGATATGAATGCTCCCTTGTCACATTATTTCATGTACACAGGACACAATTCTTACCTAACAAGGAATCAACATACAAGCGAGAGTAGTGATGAGCCAATTATTGAAGCTTTGCAACAAGGTGTTCGAGTAATTGAACTAGATTTATGGCCATCTTCATCTCAAGATGGTATCAAAGTAGTTCATGGAAGGTACTGGACTACTAAATGGTTATTACAGTCTTATCTTAGAGTTATtcatagaggaagaagaaaacattaattgcatatttgaaaattcttctacAGTTGAttctaaattcaaaatcaaatttgaGTTGAAGTTACTCTGAGTAGTTTCTAACATGATATAAGTTTATATTGCTTTCTCATATGTTGTGGTCTCCTAACTTTGTTTTAAGAATTAATGCAGGACACTTACCACTCCAGTCTCCGTAACCAAATGTCTGGAGTCCATTAAGGAATATGCATTTGTCAAATCAGATTTTCCAGTGATTCTAACTCTGGAAGACTATCTAACAtcaaattaacttatgaataaacgCTTATGCGACACACATTTATTGACATaaacgcttaattaagttgtttaatCAAACACACCCTTATTGTATTTATGTTTTCTCATGGATGGAAGAATGTAAGTGATGAAGATAAGGAAGATACGAATGCATCTGATAAAAAGAAAGTGAGCAAGGTGCACCTGAATACAAACACCTAATTACAATCCATTGTGGGAAATCAAAAGGGCCTATGAAGGATTGTCTGAAAGTTGAAGATAAAGTGAAAAGGCTGAGTTTAAGTGAGAAGAAACTCAAAAGTGCTTTTGAATCTCATGGAGTTGACCTTAATAGGTGCGTATCAAACttatatagcatgtttggatcacgTTTTTCCCCCACATAATCAATCCTAGCAATTAAAAGCTATTCATATAAGCTTCTTACCATAATTAATTCTGCCTTTGGATTCATTTACTTGAAGATTAATGTAGTTCAAGAGATGCTCAGCATCTGATTTGATATTCATTATTATGATTTTCAGGTTCACAAAAAAGAATATCCTCAGAGTTTATCCTAAAGGAGAACGTGTCAAATCGTCAAATTTTAAACCACATTTAGGGTGGATGTATGGAGCTCAGATGGTGGCATTCAATATGCAGGTTAGAAAGTTAAGACCAATCCATAAACAAAGTGTTTCTAATTTTGGTATATTTGCATGGATAGTGGGAAACATTTTGAAAAATAAGTTTAATCTTTCTTTAATGTATTGTGGTGCAATCTTGTATTCATCATAAGATATTGTTGAGTCATACTTTTATACATGTGAAAGTAGGAATAAAAACCTTTAAGGCtttcttttttttgataaataatGTGTTTGATTCTGTGGTAGGACGCCTCATAATCCCTTTTGGGAAGAAGCTATCAAGTGTAGCTTCAGGATTTTGGACTTACCATGCTTTGGAATGTGTACTCACTGCTCGTCTAAACACCCTAGAATAATCTTTCAGACATataaattttgttttcttttgatagGGGTACGACAAATCACTTTGGTATCAGCAGGGGATGTTTAGAGCAAATGGAGGATGTGGTTATGTAAAAAAGCCTAACTTTCTGATGGGGAATCTTCCAaatgaagaagagtttgatcCTAAAAGAACAATGCCAGTGAAGCAGATATTAAAGGTGAGTAATTGCTTTGAAGAAGGATATTGGGTTGTTTCATGACATTTGAATATTTTCATGTCCATCAATAGGTAAAGGTATACTTAGGAGATGGCTGGAAGTCAGATTTTAGTGCAACACACTTTGATCTTTTCTCCCCACCAGACTTTTACACAAAGGTCAGTTGCATGATCCTCCAAACATTTATTTTTGATAAATTTAGAGAAACTTTTAGTAGACTCAAGTGGACCAATTGATTTCCCATACCACAATCTACAAGTGACTTTTTACAAAAAGTCTATGTTTGGATACTCGCATATAGTCTTGCAAACAGACGTTAATAC contains:
- the LOC130724111 gene encoding glycosyltransferase family 92 protein RCOM_0530710-like, which translates into the protein MKEHRRNKHNAVISWSSFFWFTLVVVFSSILFTSLTFSSLRPFYLTDSFHPNAALTWRTPAMQAKSGYSPEKITIREIVILPDQVLIFLKYPASFRFYTKGDIHCVYLSADSSRYEPRLTQTPIQIHLAQLHEQILRCPLPPHGHTTSLIIKSNGPLQNSTTHKWDPLAYEALFDHDNTTIVFVKGLNLRPERLADPSRFQCVYGWDFKNPKFLLKSDVVTVAQEIVRCKTPLSILSDQTKTLSHTKAHPVKVSVQVRGRGIFPSIARPGFSTLHNPPKKAHEICVCTMLRNQARFMTEWVMYHAKIGVQRWFIYDNNSDDEIENVITSLQGVGYNITWHLWPWVKTQEAGFAHCALRARASCEWVGFIDVDEFFHVKVNGGLHRVIKHYVRPGSNVAEIRTPCYSFGPSGLKEVPREGVMVGYTCRLAARERHKSIVRPEALNQTLINVVHHFHLSAPFVAVDVEKGVMVINHYKYQVWEVFKEKFYRRVATYVADWQEEQNVGSKDRVPGLGTRAVKPEDWSSRFCEVRDMGLRNWAVRNFLDRRTHLFPWQPEFELHHKRKRRRKGKKLSYDVINF